The following coding sequences are from one Bradyrhizobium sp. WSM471 window:
- a CDS encoding acyl-CoA thioesterase II produces the protein MHAKLPHPFDDATRVTAGDSSWQGHTSDDYWAFVGPFGGVTAATILRALIEHPERAGDPLALTVNYCAPIAKGPFDLDVRLVKANRSSQHWSVELSQGGGEVATLATAVFAERRPSWEHRVAQYPDAKPFEQTMPFPKIAASWANQYEFRFVEGEMRIGPPKSELAGTYSKLWISDREPRKLDMPSLMSMSDAFFGRIFHARRELVPFGTVSLTTYFHTDSEELAAEDITRVLATADSKIMHKSYADQNAELWSPNGRLLATTTQIAYFKA, from the coding sequence ATGCACGCCAAACTCCCGCACCCTTTCGACGACGCCACCCGCGTCACCGCCGGCGACTCGAGCTGGCAGGGACATACCAGCGACGACTATTGGGCCTTTGTCGGCCCGTTCGGCGGCGTCACGGCTGCGACCATTTTGCGCGCGCTGATCGAGCATCCGGAACGTGCCGGCGATCCGCTGGCGCTCACCGTCAATTACTGCGCGCCGATCGCGAAGGGGCCGTTCGATCTGGACGTGCGGCTGGTGAAGGCCAACCGCTCCAGCCAGCACTGGAGCGTCGAACTGTCGCAAGGCGGCGGCGAGGTCGCAACGCTCGCCACCGCCGTATTCGCCGAACGCCGGCCGTCCTGGGAGCACAGGGTGGCGCAATATCCGGATGCAAAGCCGTTTGAACAGACGATGCCGTTCCCGAAGATCGCGGCGTCCTGGGCCAACCAGTATGAATTCCGCTTCGTCGAGGGCGAGATGCGGATCGGCCCGCCCAAGTCCGAGCTCGCCGGCACCTACTCAAAGCTCTGGATCAGTGATCGCGAGCCGCGCAAGCTCGACATGCCGTCGCTGATGTCGATGTCGGACGCCTTCTTCGGGCGCATCTTCCACGCCCGGCGCGAGCTGGTGCCGTTCGGCACGGTGTCGCTGACGACCTATTTCCACACCGACAGCGAAGAGCTCGCGGCCGAGGACATCACCCGCGTGCTGGCGACCGCAGATTCAAAGATCATGCACAAGAGCTACGCCGACCAGAACGCCGAGCTGTGGTCGCCGAACGGAAGGCTGCTCGCGACGACCACGCAGATCGCGTATTTCAAGGCGTGA